A single region of the Anomaloglossus baeobatrachus isolate aAnoBae1 chromosome 2, aAnoBae1.hap1, whole genome shotgun sequence genome encodes:
- the TASL gene encoding TLR adapter interacting with SLC15A4 on the lysosome has translation MLSEGYLCKIQAQYENDISMLHGKNRTKGPKEVAGVCTINYLSAHETRSKRIFRKFGSFKKHKCQKTQGADTNVHEITESLTYESEKSPTASISGNSSLSKETYLVPSSCQHICRDYNDLHVAGDQVMAINSTMSDFTSNSSFEYCEGPFLQSSEIPSNIESIGVQANVITKKSSKRYSWKVCSDKDKSIINHEQPMSNSVLNEYLEKKVLELYKQYMMDISCSASTNHMMTSELIMNNIQQISMQLSREQNMETNKAKDMVISYLLRLASEKQSNVISTPDLQISSNLA, from the coding sequence ATGCTTTCAGAGGGGTACCTGTGTAAAATCCAGGCTCAATATGAAAATGACATAAGCATGTTGCATGGCAAGAATAGAACTAAAGGACCAAAAGAAGTGGCTGGTGTATGCACCATCAATTATTTGTCTGCACATGAAACACGAAGCAAAAGGATTTTCAGGAAATTTGGTTCATTTAAAAAGCACAAATGTCAAAAAACACAAGGGGCTGATACCAATGTGCATGAAATAACGGAAAGCTTGACGTATGAAAGTGAAAAGTCACCCACTGCAAGCATAAGTGGGAACTCAAGCTTGAGCAAAGAGACCTACTTGGTTCCATCATCTTGTCAACATATCTGTAGGGACTACAATGACTTGCATGTAGCTGGAGACCAGGTGATGGCTATCAACTCCACCATGAGTGATTTCACTAGCAATAGCAGCTTTGAATATTGTGAGGGTCCATTTCTGCAATCTTCTGAAATTCCATCTAACATAGAATCGATAGGTGTCCAAGCAAATGTTATCACCAAAAAAAGTAGCAAACGGTATTCATGGAAAGTTTGCAGTGATAAAGATAAGAGCATCATTAACCATGAGCAACCAATGTCAAATTCAGTTCTCAATGAATACTTGGAAAAAAAGGTTCTCGAGCTCTATAAGCAGTACATGATGGACATAAGCTGCAGTGCATCTACAAACCACATGATGACCTCAGAGCTCATCATGAACAACATCCAGCAGATAAGCATGCAGCTGTCAAGAGAGCAAAACATGgagacaaacaaggccaaagacatGGTGATCAGTTACTTGCTGAGACTTGCAAGTGAAAAACAGTCTAATGTTATTAGCACTCCAGATCTTCAGATCTCATCTAATCTTGCTTGA